In Flammeovirgaceae bacterium 311, one DNA window encodes the following:
- a CDS encoding LytTR family two component transcriptional regulator (COG3279 Response regulator of the LytR/AlgR family): MLHNNTVQCIVTDDEPIARRVLKNHLARVEGFTIAGECGTALECFTLLQRQQTDLLFLDVQMPQLNGLEFLRSLQHRPKVILVSAHREYALEGFELDVVDYLLKPVSFERFLRSLDKFRQRQVPPGSIKEEEEKAAEFLYIRADRKTVKLVLAEVLYIESMSDYLKIHTLDCMYLTKEKISTIEQKLPSHFIRIHRSFILNTRHLQAYTHETIEVAGKQLPISRSFRQEVLDKLNQ, encoded by the coding sequence ATGCTACACAATAATACTGTACAATGCATTGTTACTGACGATGAACCTATTGCCCGCCGGGTACTTAAAAACCACCTGGCCAGGGTTGAGGGTTTCACCATAGCCGGAGAATGTGGTACTGCCCTAGAGTGTTTTACACTGTTACAGCGCCAGCAAACCGACCTGCTGTTTCTGGACGTACAAATGCCGCAGCTCAACGGTCTGGAATTCCTGCGCTCCCTTCAGCACCGCCCAAAGGTTATCCTGGTATCGGCCCACCGGGAATATGCCCTTGAAGGATTTGAACTCGATGTAGTAGACTATCTCCTGAAACCGGTAAGTTTTGAGCGCTTTCTCAGATCGCTTGATAAGTTCCGGCAACGGCAGGTGCCGCCTGGCAGTATTAAAGAAGAAGAAGAAAAGGCAGCTGAATTTTTATATATCCGCGCCGATCGCAAAACGGTAAAGCTGGTGTTGGCAGAGGTACTTTACATCGAAAGCATGAGCGATTATCTCAAAATCCATACCCTTGATTGCATGTACCTGACCAAAGAAAAGATCAGTACCATAGAGCAAAAGCTTCCCTCCCATTTTATACGGATTCACCGTTCGTTCATCCTCAACACCCGGCACCTGCAAGCCTACACCCACGAAACCATAGAAGTAGCCGGCAAGCAGCTCCCCATCAGCCGCAGCTTCAGGCAGGAGGTGCTGGACAAGCTTAACCAGTAA
- a CDS encoding type 11 methyltransferase (COG0500 SAM-dependent methyltransferases), with amino-acid sequence MMDVREAYNIWAEQYDSNHNKTRDLEAIALRKTLAPINFNSCLEIGCGTGKNTAWLLQKAGHITAVDLSEEMLLKAKEKIASDRVSFQQADITHTWTFNSTTYDLVVFSLVLEHIENLENIFEKTAAVMVPGGRVYIGELHPFKQYAGSKARFPTAKGEQVVTCYTHHISDFIQAAKMWGFKVAELNEYFDGDDRSTIPRILTILLEKS; translated from the coding sequence ATGATGGATGTAAGAGAAGCCTATAACATTTGGGCAGAACAATACGATTCAAACCACAATAAGACCCGGGATCTTGAGGCAATTGCGCTGCGGAAGACTTTAGCCCCAATTAATTTTAACTCCTGCCTGGAGATTGGCTGCGGAACGGGGAAAAATACAGCATGGCTCCTGCAAAAAGCAGGACACATTACCGCTGTTGATCTTTCGGAAGAGATGCTACTGAAGGCAAAAGAAAAAATAGCATCAGATCGAGTGAGCTTCCAACAGGCCGATATTACCCATACCTGGACTTTTAATTCTACAACATACGATCTGGTTGTATTCAGCCTTGTGCTGGAACATATAGAAAACCTGGAGAATATTTTTGAAAAAACAGCAGCAGTAATGGTACCTGGCGGTCGGGTTTATATTGGTGAACTGCATCCATTTAAACAATATGCTGGATCGAAAGCCAGGTTCCCGACGGCCAAAGGAGAACAGGTGGTGACCTGCTACACCCACCACATTTCAGACTTTATACAGGCTGCAAAAATGTGGGGTTTTAAAGTAGCAGAACTGAATGAGTATTTTGATGGGGATGATAGAAGCACAATACCCAGAATACTGACGATACTGCTGGAGAAATCTTAA